The genomic segment AGCAACATTCCGCGACGACGTTGGCGACGGCTCTATATTCGACTTCGGCACTTGACAGGGATACGGTGGGCTGTCTCTTTGATGACCATGAGATAAACGAATCGCCAAGAAAGATACAATATCCTGATGGTGAGCACCTCGTGTCCGAACACCCTGCCCAATCCACGTCTGAATACGCGGTGATCATGTTGCCTGTCGGGCCCCGAAGATGGAGACCAAAGTTGATGGTGCCACATATGTATCTGAGGATCCGCTTGACCAGCGCCATATGACAATCCCACGGGTCGTGCATGTGTAAGCACACCTGCTGAACCGCGTAGGTGAGGTCAGGCCGGGTCAAGGTCAGATATTGGAGCGCGTCGACGAGGCTCCGGTAAGACGACAGGTCGCTAAGCTTGGACCCACGCCGGTGTGTTCAAGCCCAATCCGCGCTACGCCGGCACGACTTCGCAGCATGGCAGAGTTGATCTGTGCTCGAGCTATCGGCAAAGGGAGAAGTGAAGGAGAATTACGAAGCGTTGGAATCCATGGAGCCCGTGGCAGCAGAAGCAGGAGAGGATCGATGCGCAAACGGATTCATTAGTGATGACCGTCCGGTCTCGGATACCATGAAGGAGAGGATAGAGCCAACACTTGAGTTGTCTATTGATCAGTTAGGTATATATTACATGTGAGTCTAACTATCATGCCTAGTCTCTAGGCAGAATAGGAAACGTGGGAGAGACAATGAACAAGTAAATGGTCATAGCTAATATCTCGCTAATAGTCTGCACTGATATGCAACAGTGTGATCATGGAAGAGATCAGTTATAGTATTATAATCTACTGGACAACCTCCCTCCATTTGTGACATCATGAAAGCGAAGTTCACAGCTCCCTGCTCAACAAGATACAGGATAGACAGTGAGGCAAGGATTCATAAAGATTAAAGAACCCCACAAACACGAACCAAATGTTGTCAAACTCCCTCCTTTCAGCAAAAGCAGCAACAACTTTAGGGGTCGCCCTAGCCTTTATGTATATTTTCAGTGCAAGATCATTGTCCACAGTCTACATCAAAGGGCACAAGAAATTATTAGTGGACAATCCAGACTTTAAACAGTTAACGCAATTTGGTAGAAACAGTAAAATCCATGCAATCAATAAACACAGCACAGCACACGTCTTACCTTCACAAGATCTCCAAGTTCTTCACTGCACTCTAGCTTGTCTTCCGCCAACCAATTTTCAAGAAGGTTCTTTTTGTTCTGATTGACAACAAGTCGAGATAGCTCGAGAGACTTGAAAGCATTGAGATTCCCTCGAGTTAGCAATGTACCGAAGTACTGCAACAGTGGGGGTGTTTGCCCAGCTTGCACGGGAACACTCTGCAATTTTAACCATACCACCAACAATTCAGTTAAGGAACCTACACAAAAAGCAGATTAATTGTATATGTGTAAATTAGTCCTGAAAGAAGAGTAAAAGAGATAAGATTAGTTATAGTACTTTTCGGTTGTATCCAACAATACTCCAAGGAATGACTAGTAACCACAGATTTCTCATAAGCAGTACACAAAAGAACTTTAGTTAACAAAACCCCATGATTATCAACATTCTAGCACAGTAGTCACTTGCTGAGTTTACTATGTAAGAGTCGCACTAATCTCTACGAACAGCATATCAAgcacatttcataatttcacACAGTTGGTACCATCAAGAATCGTTGGCACATTGAGAATGTACAAAAGTGGCACCAGCAAAAAGGAAGTACATATACGTTAATAGCTTGATAGGCAAAAGAAACAGAAACACACCTGAAATTTTGCAACAATTTCAGGTGTTCTCAGGAGGCCCTGAGGTGATTCTGCCTCCTTGTATTTCGTTTGTGCAAACAGTTCCTGGAACCCTTGCACAACCTGCAAATACAATCCAGAATATGAAGGAAACTCATACAATCTTTTGATACATCAAATGAAATGCGGAATTGTAAACCCAACCACACAGTCTGTAGCCTCCACACACCGGTAGCTTGCTCCAATATAATCAGCAGCAGGAACAGCAAAATCGCTGcatatcatttttttctctGCAAGGAATCAAACAGCCCACTCTTCAGAACCAATTCGAGTAGTCAAAGTCCCGGACCTTCCTGAAATGCTTCTCCACATCATGTCTCGATTTCGCCCACTCTTCTCTTTTAAGGACAGTGGTTGAGTCGTCCCTTTTAGTCTGATACAGTGACATCAACAACCAAAATTAGCCTTAGAAGCCACAGTTCtaccaaaaaatattaaagCAAGCAGACTACCTTGTCAACAATTCTAAAAGACTCCCCTCCATCACGTATAAGTAGCAAATCATTCCTCCtatctctcttctttccttcagGAACAGTAACCTGTCACAAGTGCAGCACGAATCACCAATAATCATCGCATGAACATTTTCCGCCTTCTATACAATGAAAACGAACAGCATCCCTAATGACTATTCTTCTGCTTGTGACAATTGATATGAGTTTGATAGCAACATGGCAATCATCACATATTCTGAGATTTTTCATGATACGGATAGTTGCTCCCCTAGGGCTGTGAATGAGGCCGAACGCAAGAGCCAATTTCTCACTGTGATACATAAGGTGCTCTTCCTTTtgttcatcctcaatatcaTGTAGGACCACCGCAAAGTTTGGAACATATCCGATCACTTTTATCTGGTCAATCAACTCTTCAAGTTTTTTGGTGATCTGGTACATTTGTGGATGCACCTTGTCCTCTGATGTGAAAACATGGACCTCACTTCCCACTTGAATCCAACTAACACCAGGCTCCTTCCTAACGCCCCTCTCTGTCATCAGCTTCCGGACCTTCACGACACCATCCCATCGGTTTGCTTTGGCATACATGTTAGAGAGCAAAACATAGGTTCCTACATCGTTAGGCTTCAGCTGAAGAATCTGTTCAGCTACTCGATGGCCCAGACCATAATTCCTATATACCTGGCAAGAACTTAGAAGTGATCGCCATGCAACAACATCTGTGTCGATGCAATTATTCAATATGAACCGCTCAGCCTCATCTAGCCGTCCAGCTCTGCATAACAAGCCAACAATACAAGTGTAATGTTCCCTTCCAGGTGTTACTCCCACTTCCTTCATCATAGTATTCAAGTAGTAGAATCCTTCATCAACAAGACCCAACTGAGCACATGCTGACAACACTCCAACGAAAGTTACATAAGACGGGATTTCTGCCGCAAATAGCATATCATGAAATGCTTCCATCGCTTCCCTTGCAAGACCATGATGAGCATAGCCTGTGATGATCAAATTCCAAGAGACTATATCACAAAAGGACATTGAAATGAAGGTTCTCCATGCATCCTCGATGTTGCCACTCTTTGAGTACATGTTCATGAGGGCATTACCAACTGGCAAATGGGCCCAATGCCCAGTTTTCATAGCACAGGCACCAAGGGCGGTTCCGTTTCTCAAGGCTGCAAGACCAGCACAGCTGTTGAGAGCCACAGCATAAGTGAACTCATTTGGCCGAACTCCTTCAATTTCCATGTCCAAGAACAATTGCAATGCATCTTCAAACAGCTCGTTTTGAGTGTAAGCAGTCATAACAGCTGTCCAAGACACAACATTCTTTTCTGGCAAAACCTCGAACACACAATGAGCATGATGAGCACAGTCACATTTCCCATACATATCAACAAGTGCACTCCCCACATACACATTCAGTTCAAGCCTCCTCTTCAAAGCTTGGGCATGCGCCTGGCCCCCAAGCACCAAGTCCTTCATGCTA from the Phragmites australis chromosome 19, lpPhrAust1.1, whole genome shotgun sequence genome contains:
- the LOC133900714 gene encoding pentatricopeptide repeat-containing protein At5g39680; protein product: MPNARSAPAAVAVLRAAAAAADLSKGKAIHARLVRATHFDLVLHNHLIAFYAKCGCLGLARRVFDAMPSRNSVSGNLLMSGYASSGRPRDALQLLRVVDFGLNEYVLSAAVAATAHVQSYDMGRQCHGYAIKAGLAEQPHVCNAVLHMYCRCAHMEDAAKVFETVPDFDAFAFNSMINGFLDRGQLDGSVRIVRNMVREVGQWDHVSYVAVLGHCASMKDLVLGGQAHAQALKRRLELNVYVGSALVDMYGKCDCAHHAHCVFEVLPEKNVVSWTAVMTAYTQNELFEDALQLFLDMEIEGVRPNEFTYAVALNSCAGLAALRNGTALGACAMKTGHWAHLPVGNALMNMYSKSGNIEDAWRTFISMSFCDIVSWNLIITGYAHHGLAREAMEAFHDMLFAAEIPSYVTFVGVLSACAQLGLVDEGFYYLNTMMKEVGVTPGREHYTCIVGLLCRAGRLDEAERFILNNCIDTDVVAWRSLLSSCQVYRNYGLGHRVAEQILQLKPNDVGTYVLLSNMYAKANRWDGVVKVRKLMTERGVRKEPGVSWIQVGSEVHVFTSEDKVHPQMYQITKKLEELIDQIKVIGYVPNFAVVLHDIEDEQKEEHLMYHSEKLALAFGLIHSPRGATIRIMKNLRICDDCHVAIKLISIVTSRRIVIRDAVRFHCIEGGKCSCDDYW